A genomic segment from Bacillota bacterium encodes:
- a CDS encoding metal ABC transporter ATP-binding protein, producing the protein MADIVLDVNNVSVEIGGVRLIENITLQVERGSTVAIIGPNGAGKTTLLRAALGLVPLASGSITLFGVPIAQIGELRQKVGYVPQQLEYDRYLPLTVKEMLHAYVPHASSSRIESALHEVGVSRMLHHPIGKLSGGQLQRVVIALNLLREPEILFLDEPATGVDIEGESRFYDIIEQLREEHHLTVVLVSHDLSVVTRYASQVLCLNRRLLCFGPPAQALNAEMIRLVYGQEMTLYTHREHQP; encoded by the coding sequence ATGGCGGACATCGTTCTGGATGTGAACAACGTCAGTGTGGAGATAGGTGGCGTGCGTCTCATCGAGAACATCACCCTGCAGGTCGAACGCGGCAGCACGGTCGCCATCATCGGTCCCAACGGCGCGGGCAAGACCACCCTGCTGCGCGCGGCGCTGGGTTTGGTGCCACTGGCTTCCGGCAGCATTACCCTTTTTGGGGTGCCCATCGCCCAGATTGGCGAGCTGCGCCAGAAGGTGGGCTATGTACCGCAGCAGCTGGAGTACGACCGCTACCTTCCCCTGACGGTAAAAGAGATGCTGCACGCCTACGTACCTCATGCCTCTTCATCTCGTATCGAATCTGCCCTGCACGAGGTCGGGGTTTCTCGCATGCTTCACCATCCCATCGGTAAGCTTTCGGGAGGGCAGCTCCAGCGGGTGGTGATTGCCCTGAATCTGTTGCGTGAACCGGAGATCCTCTTTCTGGACGAACCGGCAACCGGCGTAGATATCGAAGGGGAGAGCCGCTTCTACGACATTATCGAGCAGCTGCGGGAAGAACATCACCTGACGGTGGTATTGGTCTCGCATGACCTGAGCGTGGTCACCCGCTACGCCTCGCAGGTGCTGTGCCTGAACCGCCGATTGCTCTGCTTCGGGCCACCTGCTCAGGCTTTGAACGCCGAGATGATTCGTCTGGTGTACGGACAAGAAATGACACTTTACACACACCGGGAGCACCAGCCATGA
- a CDS encoding methyltransferase domain-containing protein, which translates to MQQWQSEMLRCPFDREQLLAGEGKIRCSECQRTFPIVDGIPSFVLHDLATAHEREEWLRKQSEMQARDAQASQYDRLLGLLLMSPVETRMTLRALRGESGRFNVLAEIGCGTGRMLQHFAALADFTIGVDFSLQSLRLCRQRMQQAGFLEKTLLIHADACFLPLADETLDAVASCQLVEHLPSDRLRRQVLAEMSRVLKPGGRYAISGYHWSWLTRWGASKQGMHPGGIYYYRFTRKEFHDLVSKHLPVESLRSVLGYVWLASGSKET; encoded by the coding sequence ATGCAACAGTGGCAGAGCGAGATGTTGAGATGCCCTTTTGACCGCGAGCAGCTGCTCGCGGGCGAAGGAAAAATACGGTGCTCCGAATGTCAGAGGACGTTTCCCATTGTGGATGGCATTCCCAGCTTTGTGCTGCACGACCTCGCGACAGCGCATGAGCGTGAGGAGTGGTTGCGAAAGCAGTCAGAGATGCAGGCACGGGATGCACAGGCTTCACAATACGACCGTCTACTGGGACTGCTCCTCATGTCGCCGGTGGAAACCCGCATGACGTTACGCGCGCTACGAGGTGAATCGGGGCGGTTTAATGTACTGGCGGAAATCGGTTGCGGTACGGGACGGATGCTGCAGCATTTTGCTGCGCTGGCAGATTTCACAATAGGCGTGGATTTCTCGTTGCAAAGCCTGCGGTTGTGCCGGCAGCGGATGCAACAGGCAGGCTTTCTGGAGAAGACACTGCTGATACATGCGGACGCCTGTTTCCTGCCCCTTGCGGACGAAACGCTGGACGCGGTAGCCAGCTGCCAGCTGGTCGAGCATCTGCCCAGCGACCGACTGCGCCGGCAGGTGCTGGCGGAGATGTCTCGCGTGCTCAAGCCGGGCGGACGATATGCGATATCCGGTTATCACTGGTCGTGGCTGACCCGCTGGGGTGCATCCAAACAGGGTATGCATCCGGGTGGTATCTACTATTATCGTTTCACACGCAAGGAGTTCCATGACCTCGTCAGCAAACATCTGCCTGTGGAATCGCTGCGAAGTGTGTTGGGTTACGTGTGGCTGGCTTCTGGTAGTAAGGAGACATAA
- a CDS encoding metal ABC transporter substrate-binding protein: MLQNVRQTTNLRRVLLPIVVFLMIASCAPRDERATAVTNSEPLRAVATFFPVADIVRQVGGNHVSVETILPPGGELHSFAPTAKQMKLLQHADVVFALGLEAEPFLKTMLRGLGRRHPRVVELAEGCWKLPALAEHEHLHAHEEAHHEELVDPHVWLSLRNAMRLAQNARDTLVALDPAHADDYQRNANRLITQLRDLRHILTERAKAWKQKKFIAAHGAYRYLAEEAGLEQVAVFEPLPGVEPSARWLRDLMDTARRERVQVIFAAPPASSRLVEAVAADLGVPVFPLDPMEQTWNHTEESYQQRMMRNINALDRAMRR; encoded by the coding sequence ATGTTACAAAATGTGCGGCAAACCACGAACCTGAGGCGTGTGTTGCTACCAATCGTCGTGTTTCTGATGATCGCTAGTTGCGCACCACGTGATGAGCGTGCAACCGCTGTGACTAACTCTGAACCGCTTCGTGCTGTTGCTACATTCTTCCCGGTTGCCGATATCGTCAGGCAGGTAGGAGGCAATCACGTTTCGGTGGAGACCATCCTGCCGCCAGGCGGAGAGCTGCACTCTTTCGCTCCCACGGCAAAGCAGATGAAACTGCTGCAGCACGCGGATGTGGTGTTCGCGCTGGGGCTGGAAGCCGAACCCTTTCTGAAAACCATGCTTCGCGGACTTGGTCGCAGACACCCGCGCGTGGTAGAATTAGCAGAGGGCTGCTGGAAGCTCCCGGCACTGGCGGAGCACGAGCACCTGCATGCGCATGAAGAGGCACATCACGAAGAGTTGGTGGACCCGCATGTCTGGCTCTCTCTGCGGAACGCAATGCGTTTGGCGCAAAACGCGAGGGATACACTGGTCGCTCTGGACCCGGCGCACGCTGACGATTACCAGCGCAATGCAAACCGGCTTATCACGCAGCTGCGCGACCTGCGCCACATTCTGACAGAACGAGCAAAAGCATGGAAGCAAAAGAAGTTTATCGCGGCGCATGGAGCCTACCGCTACCTCGCCGAGGAGGCAGGACTGGAGCAGGTGGCTGTGTTTGAACCGCTACCCGGCGTCGAGCCTTCCGCCCGGTGGCTGCGCGACCTGATGGATACCGCGCGTCGCGAGCGGGTGCAGGTTATCTTTGCCGCACCCCCCGCCTCCTCGCGACTGGTGGAAGCAGTGGCAGCAGACCTCGGGGTGCCGGTATTCCCGCTGGACCCGATGGAGCAAACGTGGAACCACACGGAGGAGAGCTACCAGCAACGCATGATGCGCAATATCAATGCGCTGGATAGAGCCATGCGCCGATAG